TCATGTTGTTCGATAGGcgacctccgtaatgaacatcaaaATTCACTGATATCGGTGCCATTGAAACGAAGTTGAACTGTGTATGTATATATTTGGAGAGTTTGGTTATCTTCAtcaatatgtacatgtatatatatattgttgaagTAAATATGTAACCGTTGCAAAAACACAGTAAATATATCTGTTTAACTTCAAATGCATACACAACCAACAAATAAAACACTCCACGTCGACAAAATGGGTCAAAAACGCTCGAAACATTTCCGTGCAGGAAGCAAGCACACCATCTTCTTGACCCTGCAACACGCCTTGTTAATGGCGTGTTACAGGCGTGTTTGATCCAACACGGGTGCAATACGCACTGTTACTCATGGTATTATTAGTAACTAAAGAGGAGAAGATATTTATACTACATAACTCTCTCTTACGAATGATTTAATAGGAATAATTTAGTAATTTATCATTTAATAGGGATAATTTAGTAAATTCTCATGATAtacaaattacattaattatttatacTTTAACACATGGCATCAAGAATATGTGCTCCATGAATATAATTAACCTCATTAGTAATAGAGTTATGAAAGGAGGACTAGTTTTAAACTATTAGTACTCTTAATTAAGTTTTACAATAACACGCTTAATTACACTTTCCGTCAATCAACACAGTTTATATGAATTGAAGTACGTAATTCAACTTAATAGTTAATAACTAATTAAATTAAGCAATTAATTAAGCAATTAAACATTTCCACTGTGCGCTTTCGTACACATGCATGTCAAGAAATAAATATCTTCAAAATAGTTAACTAGCTAGATTAGATGGATCATCATCTTCTTAATTATATACTGTGAATTAAATTACTGAGTACATGGAATAGAATTATTATAACAGTACGTCCTTTCTAGTTTCTAGTATCAACATTTTGTCACATGCAAACACTTTCTAGTTTCAACTTTCAACCTTAACTACGGAGTACAACTCAGAGTATTGTACGTACGTACCCAGTAATTTCAACCCTTAATGCTAGCTAGCACCAAACACATGATGGTCCATCTGGAAAATAAAATTTTCAACACTATGGTCCTTAACCAACTTTTCAATTACAACTTTATTATTAATCAACATAACTAGAATTTTATTTTATCAATTCCAACGTACGGTATCACGTTATCCTAGGACCAACGAATTCGGAATAACAGTTATAGTGTGCAGCTTATATTATGAGGAGAGTCAGACAACTTTTTTTACTCAAATATTAGACCATAACCTTTGTCCTACAACCAACAACTTACGTATTATGTCCCGGCCCAATTGTCTAAATGATGATGCAAATTAATGCATTTTACGAAACTATCTAAACTAGATGTGTTATTTGTTATGATTATGATCTAAACTAGATTGGTTTTTAAAGCCGTTGTAAGTAGATTTTTTTTTCGGCCCTTCCAAAGATGCTCGCTAGGGGGTGTAAGTTTTAATAAATTTTTGACTGTTCGGAAAAATAAAATGATCTTATAAATTACAGTCAATCATATATCATCTTATTGTACCATAACTCCGAAAGTTCCTTGTTTAATCTTTTTTTGTTCTGCTCATCTTTCACTTGCGTGCGCCTAGCCTATAATTTCCTCCCTTGGTATATTGCACGAGTAAAATGAGATCGAAATTTTTTAAGCAAGATAATAGTGGCCGGTTTGGGATGTGATTTAGCGAGTTATGATTAGATTAAGGTCCAGGGTCATATTTAAGATCGATGGTGGCTCACACTCAACCTTGGACCTCACCCCCCACCCCTTTTAGCTACTTCCCGGCCAACAGGGACCCACTTTTTCATGTCCTTGTTTTCAATGATCAGTAGGTGGTTAGTTGTTTTCTTAACCTTCTGACCCTACAATTCAAAAGTTTACCAAAGTCTGGTACCTCATTATGAATCTTCTAttccatttcaatcttttctttTGCTAACTTAACTACATATGTATGTGTATTTAGTATACATAAACTTATATTTATACGCATTAATTCATGAATTCATATTAATATAAAGTATCATCTTGTCCTTCTTGCTTTTCTGTCATCAACATTCTCTCTTAATTTCTTTCTTGCTTTTTTATTATGTCGAAAGAAGAAATGAGTAATTTATCGGTTAATGTAAATGGTCAGTCTAAGGTGCCACCAGGTTTTCGGTTTCATCCTACTGAAGAAGAACTTCTTCATTACTACTTAAGGAAGAAAGTTGCGTACGAAAAGATAGATCTTGATGTTATTCGTGATGTTGATCTTAACAAGCTTGAACCATGGGACATTCAAGGTGATTATAACTTATAATCCGTTTGTTTTGCATGAAAAGTTTGTGATATTTCGTTTCGTATGTTATAAATCACTTGTGGTTTTTATAGAAAAGTGCCGAATCGGATCAACCCCTCAAAACGATTGGTATTTCTTTAGTCATAAAGATAAGAAATACCCAACTGGGACCCGTACAAATCGTGCAACTGCTGCTGGTTTTTGGAAAGCTACGGGCCGTGATAAGGTCATTTATAGTAGCATGAGAAGAATTGGCATGAGGAAGACACTTGTGTTCTATAAAGGAAGAGCACCTCATGGCCAAAAATCAGATTGGATTATGCATGAATATCGACTCGATGACAACACTATTACATCCCAAGATTATGGCTTGGTACGAGTTTAATCCTTTTTCGCGTTTAAACTACTTTTTGTACACTAAAGTAACAAACATTTTCTTGATTTATAGAGTTCTAACTTGTGCGATTCAactcaagaagaaggatgggttgTTTGTCGCGTTTTCAAAAAGAAAAACTATCATAAAGCCGTCGAGAGCCCACAAAGATCATCATCGGCACCTTCGACGGATTCAACGGCTCAAATGCAAGctttaaagaaagatggaagtgTTTCGGATCAATTTCTTATGTACATCAACGGTAGATCTTGCAAACAAGAAACCGATTCGCTAGTTAATATGAGTACCCCAACCACTATAACTCATGATTACAATCCTATACAAAGTTTCATCAACCCGATCAACGAACGATTCCTTCATCTTCCTAGGCTCGACACTACTTCTGGTCACATAATGACCTCGACGGCCAACTTTGATCAAGATTCAACCTTTCAGGCCCAAAACTCTATGACCCACTTATTAACTGAACCTGAACCCTCTAGAGGTCAAGAAAATATTGGTACTTGGGCTGATCTAGATCGACTCGTGGCTTCCCAACTCAATGGCGTACCACGATCATCGAAACAGATGTATCCTGGTTACGATGAACCGAATGATCAAGAGATATGTTTCCCACTTCATGATCACCATGAtgatcaagaaccacaacaggTAAATGGGTCAACATCAATGGCGAAACCAGCTTATACAAGTGAAATAGATCTATGGAGCTTTGCACAATCTTCATCACAGTCATCATCCCCTGATCCATTTTACCATTTATCGGTATAGTTCACATacaatttactttttttttttacccATAAACATACTTTATGGAAGATACAAAAGAAATCAATAAGCCattatatatatttggatatatgtataaaattaatatatatacttagaaTTTGGTATATGATATGAATATACTTGATAATAGTGTGTTTATAGTTAGGTAGGTTGTTGAATGTTGACCATGATGTCAACTCAAACGGTATTATTGTATTGTGATTGATGGaaacatatagatatatacatattacatactACGTATATAATTGTAAGAAGAAACAAAAACATTCCCATATCCTTTTCACACACCATTACAAGAAATATGTCAATATATGTGCACTTTGCTTCATTGAATATTTGTTCTAATTAGTGACTCATATATACTCCTTTGAAAATGTGATAATCCGTTCTTAATCAAAGGTCATTTTTAATAAACATTTTGGAAAGCTTTTTAGAAGATGTGTTAATTACTTGTTTAGGTTAGTCTGAAAGTCACCATCACTATAACTCCTTTGTTTTGTTTGTTTTGGTCATGTTTGGTGGTACTAACTGTTGAGTGTTTGTGAAGCACAATCATGTTATTTTCATCCTACCTCATTTCTGCTCTGTATATACACATACATGGTAAAATTTTCATGCAACCTTACAGAAATAGtttttcaaactcaaattttacatAATTAGGGAAACCAGTAATCGAAATGCCGGTTTGCAACTTGTCACGCCATGTCATCGCAAATCGGCGTTTAGAATGCCGGTTTGCCTACGTGGCAATTTCTTTTAGATCTTAATTTAATCATGATCTTATAACAGTTATTTGGTTTACAATTGTTGCTACTATTTGGTTGGCTTGAATTAAAATCGACTTGTTAAGAAAATACTCAAACTAGTTAATATATTAGGGTAAGATGGTTGGAGAGGTTGTTAGTGATTTTTCAAACGGTACACATGGTTTTAACTATATATTAGAAAGAAACCTGAGATTTTCGTACGAGCAAGATTTTAGGAAGATGATCTAAGGAAGATGCATATAATCAACATATACCGTAGGTAGTAATTAAGAAGAATATATATTGTGAATCGAAAGAAAATTTAAATAGGTAGCTTCGGTAAAAGAACACACATAATGTCAGGTTCGGAAACTGAATAGAAATGCATGCTTACATTGGATGAAAACACAACTTTTAATTATTCTATGTATATGAGTATATCTAATTTcacttatatataaaataaaatattatattataatgtaTATAAAACCAACAGTAAATCAAGATCTAGAAAAAAAAATTTGTGGCGTAGGCAAACCTAAACGCCGGTTTGAAATGACATGGCGTGACAAATTGCAAACCGACATTTCGATTGCCGATTTCTCTATTTCTGTAAAAAAAATgtttttaaaaatttatttatgtaaagttgCATGAAAATTCTACTATTCCAAAAAATAAAttccatacatacatgcatacacatGTCTATCACTTACGCATATACATGTCTGTCACTTACATTTGTTGTAACACCATTTTTTATAGTAAAATGAAATATTGTAGTTTATAGTGTAGTGAAGTGGTATGGGAAATTAGGCTGACGCACGTGACAGTCTTATAAGAATTGGGTTTTTATGGTAAAAGTTGTATCGTGGTGTTATGATGTTATAGAGTTAAAAGTTGTACTTCCTTCGTCTTATCTTAATCTTATTACAAACACTTTTAGGAAATCTCACCAAATCTATTTTTCATTAATcggaaatcttctctctccagaataacaacTCCTGATTGGTTGAAATTTAAAATGGACACTTGAAATGGAATATCTTAAAATGGAAATATGGACACTTTAAGTGAGACGGATGGAGTATAAACTTATAGGAGGGAATTAAGCTGACgttacattttttatttatttatttccatttaactatataaatatgaatagcaTAAATAATACAAAaggcttttaattaaataaaaactacatAATATTAAAATGGATAAAAATAAATTCACATAATATTAGATAAAAATGAAAAATTACATAATTATAAAAATCTAGTTAACACCACAGAAGTTTTGGTCAAAATACATACCTGCGTAATAGTATTAACAATTCGTAGAAATTGTTGATAACACATACCAAACTGTCGTTTGAACAAGTTTGATGAACACTTTGTAGTTTTGGAAAAATAATCATATCAAAAACATTCCGTCATACCTTCACAATATCTTCGGATGTAGGTTCGTAGTATTTTTCTTCTCTATAAGATTTGTCGGCTTCATGGGCAAGctctataatatataaaatttcttCATTTTCCGAATCagattcaaatatgtattatataccTCGTATGTTTTCTCAACATGCTTTTGTCCATCtattttttctttatatatatatatatatatatatatatatatatatatatatatatatatatatatatatatatatatatatatatatatatatatatatattggagaaaaatatgtgaaagtaggggtgttcatcggttcggttttcggtttgttcggtttattcggttcggtgtattcggttttgaattttttttgggcaaaaccgaaccgaaccgaaaaccgaattcaaattcggattcggttcggttttcggttaaaaccgaatattatgaagaaaaaaaatgagaacgatggtagtttaattgtggagttactgatgtcttagttatttatatcctaaaacaatgacgcactattaaattatcaaaaatttgatgatctattaatatttacagcttaattacgacgtttactgctt
This genomic window from Rutidosis leptorrhynchoides isolate AG116_Rl617_1_P2 chromosome 2, CSIRO_AGI_Rlap_v1, whole genome shotgun sequence contains:
- the LOC139891558 gene encoding NAC domain-containing protein 43-like, with translation MSKEEMSNLSVNVNGQSKVPPGFRFHPTEEELLHYYLRKKVAYEKIDLDVIRDVDLNKLEPWDIQEKCRIGSTPQNDWYFFSHKDKKYPTGTRTNRATAAGFWKATGRDKVIYSSMRRIGMRKTLVFYKGRAPHGQKSDWIMHEYRLDDNTITSQDYGLSSNLCDSTQEEGWVVCRVFKKKNYHKAVESPQRSSSAPSTDSTAQMQALKKDGSVSDQFLMYINGRSCKQETDSLVNMSTPTTITHDYNPIQSFINPINERFLHLPRLDTTSGHIMTSTANFDQDSTFQAQNSMTHLLTEPEPSRGQENIGTWADLDRLVASQLNGVPRSSKQMYPGYDEPNDQEICFPLHDHHDDQEPQQVNGSTSMAKPAYTSEIDLWSFAQSSSQSSSPDPFYHLSV